A single region of the Pan troglodytes isolate AG18354 chromosome 18, NHGRI_mPanTro3-v2.0_pri, whole genome shotgun sequence genome encodes:
- the LOC134808749 gene encoding uncharacterized protein LOC134808749: MAVSLLPPPRAAGPGFHLAASSRESLSLLREVGGAATDAAAAPVAAGRHIPRGGRPGSRLRPPTLLRPPPPLLSRSQRRRGSDLQALGARRFPSSRRGGEERRQEAEGPRRPEGRPGLCPMVPAREQLLGPPLAKLLPEKL; the protein is encoded by the coding sequence ATGGCTGTGTCGCTGCTGCCCCCTCCCAGGGCCGCAGGGCCCGGGTTCCACTTGGCGGCATCTTCTCGCGAGTCGCTTTCGCTGCTCCGAGAAGTCGGCGGTGCAGCAACTGACGCCGCTGCTGCTCCGGTCGCCGCAGGTCGCCATATTCCTCGCGGGGGCCGGCCGGGCTCTCGACTCAGGCCGCCCACCCTGCTCCGGCCGCCGCCGCCTCTCCTTTCCCGCAGCCAGAGGAGGCGAGGGAGCGACCTCCAGGCACTGGGCGCCCGCCGCTTCCCCAGCAGCCGGCGGGGCGGGGAAGAAAGACGCCAGGAAGCGGAAGGCCCCCGCCGGCCCGAGGGTCGCCCGGGGCTGTGCCCCATGGTTCCTGCCCGCGAGCAGCTGCTGGGACCCCCCCTTGCCAAGTTGCTCCCCGAAAAGCTCTAA